ACCAACTATGACCCCAACCTGACCTATACCTCCAACCCGGCAGGGCTGAGCGTGGGCGCAGGAGGGAACATCACAGGGGGCAACGACGGGGTCAACTACACCATCACAGCGGAGAACTCCGACGGATGCACACAAGATTCAGCGCCATTCGCATTCGACGCAGGAACACAGCTGCAAGTACCGCTAGCACCGACCATCAACGTAACGCCAGAGGACTGCGCAGGGGACGCCACCAACACCGTGACCAACTATGACCCCAACCTGACCTATACCTCCAACCCGGCAGGGCTGAGCGTGGGCGCAGGAGGGAACATCACAGGGGGCAACGACGGGGTCAACTACACCATCACAGCGGAGAACTCCGACGGATGCACACAAGATTCAGCGCCATTCGCATTCGACGCAGGAACACAGCTGCAAGTACCGCTAGCACCGACCATCAACGTAACGCCAGAGGACTGCGCAGGGGACGCCACCAACACCGTGACCAACTATGACCCCAACCTGACCTATACCTCCAACCCGGCAGGGCTGAGCGTGGGCGCAGGAGGGAACATCACAGGGGGCAACGACGGGGTCAACTACACCATCACAGCGGAGAACTCCGACGGATGCACACAAGATTCAGCGCCATTCGCATTCGACGCAGGAACACAGCTGCAAGTACCGCTAGCACCGACCATCAACGTAACGCCAGAGGACTGCGCAGGGGACGCCACCAACACCGTGACCAACTATGACCCCAACCTGACCTATACCTCCAACCCGGCAGGGCTGAGCGTGGGCGCAGGAGGGAACATCACAGGGGGCAACGACGGGGTCAACTACACCATCACAGCGGAGAACTCCGACGGATGCACACAAGATTCAGCGCCATTCGCATTCGACGCAGGAACACAGCTGCAAGTACCGCTAGCACCGACCATCAACGTAACGCCAGAGGACTGCGCAGGGGACGCCACCAACACCGTGACCAACTATGACCCCAACCTGACCTATACCTCCAACCCGGCAGGGCTGAGCGTGGGCGCAGGAGGGAACATCACAGGGGGCAACGACGGGGTCAACTACACCATCACAGCGGAGAACTCCGACGGATGCACACAAGATTCAGCGCCATTCGCATTCGACGCAGGAACACAGCTGCAAGTACCGCTAGCACCGACCATCAACGTAACGCCAGAGGACTGCGCAGGGGACGCCACCAACACCGTGACCAACTATGACCCCAACCTGACCTATACCTCCAACCCGGCAGGGCTGAGCGTGGGCGCAGGAGGGAACATCACAGGGGGCAACGACGGGGTCAACTACACCATCACAGCGGAGAACTCCGACGGATGCACACAAGATTCAGCGCCATTCGCATTCGACGCAGGAACACAGCTGCAAGTACCAGAGGCTGATGCAGGGCCCGAGGACGATCAAATTTGCGAAGGATCTACCTACGAACTCTCTACAGCTACAGCTTCTGTCGGGGCAATGCTCACCTGGATTACCACTGGAACAGGGACCTTCGACAACGACACGACACTAAATCCCACCTACAGTCCGTCCGAGGCCGACGAGACCGCAGGCAGCGTGACCCTCACTCTGACCGCCACAGCAGTCAACGGATGCAACGCATCGGATACCATAGTGCTCAACTTCATCGACACCCCATTAGCTGACAACCCATCTAATGTAACGGTATGCGACTCATATACACTACCAACACTGGTCAATGGAAGTTACTTCGATGCGCCGAACGGTGGAGGAAATGCTTTCAGTCCTGGAGACAATATCACCAGTTCGATGACGCTGTACGTTTTCAATGAAACCGGAACATCTCCCAACTGTATAGCAGAGAACTCCTTTGATGTCATCATCAACAACTTATCAATAAGTCTAAATACTCAAAACACATTGTGTTTGGACTCTGAAGATGGCTCAGTGGACGTTACAATTACCAATGGAGATGCACCCTATGCGGTACAACTGAATTCAGGTGCCGATATGATACTTCAAACAGATAGTTTTACGATAGATAATTTAGCACCCGGAAATTACAATCTGTCCGTAACATCCAACAATGGGTGTTCATCCGAATCGTCATTTGAGATTTTAATCACAGGACCTGATCTACGTGCTACTGTAGACACTGATCAATTTTGTAACGGCAATGCTCCATCCAACAGTACAGAAATCTTTTTGGTAGACCAAAGCATTTCTTCAGAGGTACTGTATGCGATAGATTCCACCAATCCGCAGGACTTTGTTCTGGGACCAGTCTTTAATGGTTTGGCACCGGGCACGCACTTCGCAGCTATTTTACACACTGATGGTTGTTTAAGTACAGTTCCCTTTGAGATTGATGAAATCGATTCGTTGGAAATGGTGGTAGTGAAGAACAATGAAGCTGAAATTGAAATTAATGCATCTGGTGGCCTACCTCCATATACTTACTTCTTGAATGACAATCCTGGAACTTCCCAAAATACGTTCACGGTACTGGAAAGTGGAAACTACGTAGTCCGCGTGGTTGACAGTCTTGGTTGTGAGGTGTTTGATACTACATCTGTGAATTTAGTAGATATTGAAATTCCTAATTTCTTTACCCCAAACCACGATGGACAAAATGATTTCTGGGGACCAAGAAACATAGAAAGCCTACCTAATATAGAAACCTACGTTTTTGACAGGTATGGTAGAAAAATAAAAATCATGGGGCAATCCAACAACGGTTGGGACGGTACCTACGAATCTAATCTAATGCCTTCTGGTGACTATTGGTATACCATACGGTTGAACGATGGTACTGGACGTGAGTTTGTTGGAAACTTTACCCTTTACAGATAAAATATGTTAAGATATAATTTAATTAAAATTGCAAGTCTAATAGTGTTATTGAATTTTCTACCTTTAAAAGGACAGGAACTTACGGTACCACAACTTTCACAATATCTCTCCGATAATCCTTTTCTTATGTCTCCTGCCTATGCTGGCATTGGAAATTATGTGAAGGTAAGAATGGCTGGGCTTACGCAATGGGTTGGCATAGAAGATGCCCCAAATACTCAGTCCCTATCCGCTGATGTTCGATTGGGAAATAGGTCTGGTGTTGGTTTTGTGCTATATAATGATTCCAATGGCGAAACAAAGCAAAGAGGTGCAAAAATATCATTTGCGCACCATTTGACCATTGATAAATATGAAGATCAATATTTCTCTTTCGCGCTATCCTTTAATCTAAATCAATTTAGGATAGACATTGAGAACTTTGACCCAAACAATGATCTTGGAATAACTGATGATAGATCATCGAGCAATCCCAATTTTGATATAGGAACATTATACAGAAATGGCGGTTTTTATGCAAGCTTCAATATTGGCAATATTTTAAATAAGGATTTTCAAAAATTCAACCAACTTTTTGAACCCAATGTCTTAAGAAATTATCAACTCTATTCTGGTTATAAGCATAGAAAGAATAGGCGTTCTGACTTTGAAATAGAGCCATCTATTTTCTTACAATATTTTGAGAACGATGGACGTTCCGTCACGGACCTGAACACCAAATTCAAATGGTATGACTTTATAAATTATTACTATGCAGGTATTACTTATCGATTTTTAAATGATCAGTTGGGAAAACCCCTTTATGTTGGACCGATGATGGGACTGAAAAAAGGGGATTTTTACTTTGGATATTCTTATCAGGTAATCATGAACGAAATATTGGGTTATTCCAGTGGCACGCATGTCGTTACGGTTGGGATAGATCTTTTTCAAGGCATCTCCAATTGTACATGTACATATTGAACTTAAAAAACTAATGAAAATGAAATCAATTCTAAAAGCAATCGGTTCTTTAAAGCTACTTATCTTATTTTTTCTTGTCCTCTTCTATTCATCTTGTGGAGACGGAAACGACGATGGCTTATTTGGCTTAACACAAAAACAAAGTGAAATTTCTATATCTTCAGGTACTACCGATACAATCTTATATGCCATAGTGGACAACACTAGGATTCCTGTTTATCTATCTTTTCCAGAAGGGTGCGATATTCAAAATTACCCTGCTGTAGTAGTGATGCATGGCTCTGACGGAATGTGGAAAAATCATGACCCAGAAAGCAAAGCAATGTCTGGACAAAATAATGAATGGCGAAAAATATTTGATGATAACTGTATCATCGGGGCTTTTGTCGACAGTTATTCTACAAGAGGGGTAACGACAAGAATTGGAAAATGGACCACAGCCCCAGATAATTTCAAAATTAGTTCGCAGTTTGTTCGTCCAAGGGATGCAAATGCTACGTTATCACTATTAAGAGGTCTAACCTTTGGTGATGGCAGAAGTATAGTAAGGCCAAAAGACATTGGTATTCTTGGCTTTTCAGATGGCGCTACTACTGTTGCTTCAACCTTATATGATTCGAATGCTACTCCATCCGATTGGGTATGGAAACAAAAGTTTGATGGTAAAGAGTATAATACCTCTTCTGGAGTAAAAGCACCTCCAAAAATTCCAACTGATGGTGGTTTTGCTGGTGGTGTCTTTTATTATGGCGGTTCTGGCGGCTTTGATTACTGGGGAAGTCATGCTTGTGGCACCAATGGTTTGGAAGGTAATGTATATGTTTCCTATGCTCCTATACTATACCAACTTCCTGCCAATGGATATCTCACGGAAAATAGTCTATGCTTGGTTGATCTTCTCAAAAAAAAGAGTAACAACGTGGAACTAAATGTATATGCCAATGTTGGTCACGGTTTTGATTTTGATGACAACGTACAAAGTATTATTGCAAGGAAAAATACTATTAACTGGTTTAAAAAGATATTGAATATGAATTAGACACTTTAAGTACCATATACCAAAACCTCCCGTTCAATTGCTCGATTTGTATAATTTTCCAATTTAACCTCTTCCCATGAAGGCTTTCAACCTTTCTTCATATTTACAAGTCCCGGTTTTGACCAATAACCAAGTTAATTGAATTATTAATTACGTCTTTTTTGATATGATTTTAAATACTGTTGAGATTATATCAAAAGAGAAGAAATCATCCTCAAAAAATAAAATCAATAAAGTTGGTTCATAAAAGAACCAGAATTAGAACAAACCCAAATAGAAAATAAATTTGACCGAAATGAAAAAAGACTTTCTTGAAAAATGGATTCTTGATTTAATCAAGCTAGAGTATGAACTGGGGAATATTCCCAAACGTGCAACGTATAAATTAAAAGAACGCATGGACAACTTTATAGAGGTTACGCTAATATGGTTGAACAAGGAAAACGTTGAGTACAAAATAATATATAGTGCAAGAGCTTATGGAAAAAAAAGCATTGCGGTAAGTTGTGAAACCATAAACGAATCTCTGTTTGATATGGAGAGTTATTATACTCTTGAAATTCACAAATATGTAAATAATATCAAGAGGAGCTATAGTACTAGAAAAATTGTGGATTATGATGTTATGAACGTGGTTGGTGAATTACAAAAATTGGACGAAACCAGAGGTTTAGATTTATAGTTTCTTTTTTATCTGTTTTTAATTGCAAGGTCATAGACAAAATGCCTGTTTTGATTTTTAATTCCTTTCATCCGATAAATCTGCATTTTGTCTATATGGCCTCATTCGTCAATTAAGAAGGCCCATCCATATATTTCACCCCTGTAAAACTTACATAAAGTTGTTCCTTAGTGTAAAGTTTTAAAAGTTCCCAGATTTTTAATTTAATACCTTTTCATTATGCATCTATTAACCATTATATGGACATTGACCTGTGCCGCCATAATTGTAGGATACCCGATTTATCTCTATCGAAAATCTTTATCGTTGATGGCTTTCAATAAAAAGAAGAACACCGTAGCTATGGCCTCAAGTACTGTTGAATTAGTATCATTTGATTTAAAAAACCAATCTCCTGGATGGTCTTTTAAGTTAGATGTACCTCAAATTACAGAGGAAGTCCTTTATAACAATCCTATTCTTTTTTATCTAGAATCCAATGACACTTGCCTTAAACTGCCTTTGAACAATGCCATTTTAGGTTATTCTGCATTTGTCTATAAAAATACCGGGAAAGTCTATGTAACTTTTAAATCCCTAGCAGATGGGGTGTCCAACTTTTATGTGCCAGCGTGGCATCTGCATAAATTGAAGATTTTAATCATAAAATCTCGGGATAAAAGAATTTATGGGGATTGGGGGGCCAAACCAGACAAGTCCGAAATTTTCAAAGGATTAAAAAAAGCAGGAATCAATATAAATGATTACGAAGAAACTTTAGGTTATTTCAGCAATATAGCTGCTATAGAATTTAAGGGTCATTTTTCAAATACCACCAATAGAAAACGCACTAACAGCTTGCCCTCCATACAAACACGCACCCAAAAACTGTCTTCTACAGGATAATCATAAAATATAGTACACTAAGATCAATTGGTCTATTGCGTTTAAACTGATTCTATTTTTCTATTGTAAAAATACTGTCTTCTGTCCCTTCTTGGAGTGTTGCAGACAAATTTTGAAGGTTAATTTCATAAACTCAAAACAGCTATTTTCTCAACCATGAATTCAAAAGCCCCATCGGTCAATTCATATGGGCACTATATCAAATGGGCACCTATTATTAGTTGCTATCACTTTAATTTTGAGTCTAGGTTGATAAGGTTAAGCAAATAAGTCAGATTGATTCATTTGGTATTAATCGAATTACATTTCACATAGTATGATAAACTCACCATTAGTAATTTTTATAGTAGGTTGTAAACGAGTATGGGGTTATGCTGCGTAGCAATCATTTAAAAATGAAAACGGTGAGTTTTTATTTCATACTACCGGAAAAAAGATTTGATTATCTGGATTGTTGACTTTTTTATTAAACAAAATCTATTTGAAAAATAACTCCTACAGAGACAAAATGCATTTCGCCATCTAATTGGATATCCTCCAATTATTAATCCTCTCCCCCATTTTGCAAAATGTCCAGTCTTAAATTCTCCTTTTAAAACAATAAAACACGATTCAATAATTGTATGTCCCAAACAATAAGCCTGTCTTTGATAGAAGAGCAATACCTTTTAATTATATAAGGCGCTTTTTTAAGAATCGGCACGAAAAACAATTACCCAACATTAGGAGCATATCATTAAAGGGAGTTGTGTATTAAAATCTGAACAACGACCGAATGTCGGCCCTAAAATACATTTCAAAATTTGGAAGCCTTACACGCAGCGTTCTGGAAAATTCTATTGAGACAAAAGTTTTGTTGAGAGATGAAATAAAATTATTAAATTCCTACTTAGAACTAGAATCACTTCGTTTTGACAATTTTTTCGAATATAAAATAAATGTTTCGGAGGATTTAGATACAAATACCACAGAAATTCCTTTCATGGTCATTCAACCCTTCATAGAAAATGCTATTATCCACGGTCTGAATAAAAAAAAGGAAGGTGATAAAAAACTTTTAATAAGTTTCAAGAAAAAAGGGGATGTTATTTTTTGTTTTATAGAGGATAATGGCATAGGCAGAATTGCATCAGAAAAGCTGAACAATACTTTAAAAAAGAAAAAGAAGTCAAGAGGTATAGAAATAACAGAGAAAAGACCGAATCTAATGGGTAAGCCCGACTCGCAAAAAAGTGTAATTGAGATTATAGATAAATATGACGATAACAACAAATCTACTGGCACCAGAGTTTCTATAAAGATTGGCCCATCATAAACCCGATGATATGATATTAAAAGTAGTTATTGTAGAAGATGAAAAACGAAGTAGAGACACATTAAAGACCCTTCTGGAAGAATTTTGTAAAGATGTGCAGGTCATAGCTACCGCAAGCAGTGTTTCTGAAGCCGTTAAGGTATTGTCCGTTTTTAGTCCAGACGTTGTTTTTCTGGATATTGAACTTCAGTCTGGAGTAGGCTTTGATATCTTGGAACAAATCAAAGACCCGGATTTTGAAATTATTTTTACTACCGCATTTGAAAAATATGCCATAAGGGCTATAAAATTCAGCTCATTGGATTATTTGTTAAAGCCCATTGACCTTGATGAATTGAAAGAAGCTGTTGAAAAAGCGAGAAGAAGAATGGACACCAATATATATAGGCAACAAATAGAAACCCTCATGCAAAGCATTGGAAATGACTCTTACAAGCAAGAAAAAATATGCCTCGCCACTACTTCTGGAATGGAGTTTATTGCTATTGAAGACGTTGTCCTTTGTAAAGCCGACGGTTCTTACACCTGTTTTGTCCTAAAAAATAAGAATACCCTTTTGGTGAGCAAACACTTAAAGGAGTATGAAATCTTATTGGCAGAACAACAATTTATGAGGGTTCATAATAGTTTTTTGATCAATTTAAAAGAAGTAAAGAAATACGTAAAATCAGATGGCGGATATATTATCATGAGCAATGATATGCATGTGAGTATTTCCCCCAGAAAAAAAGATGAACTTATTGAGTCAATGAAAAAATTGTAAGACGGATTACCTAATTGTAATAAATAACTGTCTCATGGTGCTGCCACGACGTTACGATACAAAAATTATTTGAGCTCTTGTTCTAATTGTAATACCGGCATCCAATAAAAGTTTATTACCGACCATTCATCCATCTCAACATTTTGCGAGCTTCTTACGTATACCGCCCCATTATCTGAAAATACATGTTTGGTCATTAAGCCTTTGTTCGTTGATTTATCATTCATTGCCCAAATGTTTTTTATATCGATTACGCCCCATATTGAAAATACCTACTTTGATTCCAAAGCCTGCAGAAAAACCGTTTATGTTCTTTATCTCATTGGGCTCTAGCTTTATTCTGCTCGAAAATCTGTAACGCATACCTACTTCTAACTGAACAAAACGGGAAAGATTGTATAGAAAGTTGACTCCCGGCTCAAAAACGAACACCTCATCCGAATCATCTTTATCCAAATCTATTTCAACATCCCCATTATCGTCTTCAACATAAACTACACCTCCTGCACCTATAAGTATAGGAAATGAAAGATTCGCTTTGGAACGACCCCATAAAATAGGTTCTATGTGGAGCCCACCATATGCCCCGGCAAAATCAAAAGTATCAAATGTATTTACCCTTATGTCCTGGTCAGAATAAAACCCGACTGCAGCAAAACCAACCTCAAATTGTCTATTGGCTACGTATGCCACCTTAAAAACACCATGATATGTGTTTTCCCCATCTATTTCACCAAAGTAGGTACCCAAACCAAGGTAAACTCCATGTACTACATTGTTTCTATCGTTAAATTCTATGTACGTGTTATCTTCTTGATTTTGACCCTGTGCAGCACAACTAAGGAGTGCTAAAAAGAGCAGTAATTTATATGGTTTCATTTTTATCATATAGGTTGTTGTACCAAAGACAACGGTTTTGTTAAAAGGTTGCATAAAAATCTATTTTTTTGATTTTTTTTCTGATTGTGAAAGATTCCTAATCCCTGAGTACAATAACTCCCTTTATTCCGTTTATGGAAAAGTTTCCCATGACCCCAGCCCCGTAGGTAGCTTTAACATCCCTTATTTTCTTTCCTATATTGGTAACATCCGTCCTGATATTCGAAAATGATTTTGGAACTCTCAAAAGCCCTTGTTCCAAAGTAGCCTCAAAATTGAAGGCCATACCAGAAATGTCCATATTGACTTCGGAAGATTCTTGAACTATGTTTATCGCTGCGTTTGAATCCAGAACTTCATGCACCTCAACTTCAGCTATTCTGAGGGTCAAGAACATTTCGCTCCCAATACTAGCGATATCTGCATTGGAAAATTTGAAATCTCCGCGCAAACGTCCAATGTTAAGTAAGCTTACTTCATCTTTACTTGAATACATTTCCAACCTTGATACCGTATTCAATGTTATATCGCTTCCACTACTGATGATCTTTAACTTTTCCGCGCTTTCAATATCTATAGAACCATTGTTCATTTTTATAGTTCCATAGCCTATATTGTCCCCGTTCAACTTTCCAAATTTCATATCTATTTTTGCGGTTGACACGTCATCGTTCAACCAGATGTCCCCATGTTGTACCTCGGCCTCAAAATCTCCTTGCCAACCACTTGTCACGATATCCCCAAACTTATTTGTTACTGTTAGTTCTGAATGTATTGGCAAATAGATTTCATAATTTATTTGAATATTGGATTTATCAAAGTCAAAAGGATTGGCCTTATTAAAATATCTGGTAAAAACACTTGAGCTACGGTCTACTATTTCCGAAGTAATCTTTATAAAGTCCCCAGCAAATGTGACTTCTGGCCGAATCCTCTCCAATAGCTTTTTTGCATTTTCTTCCTTTCTATGTTTCACTTTTATGGCAATGGAGACTTTAAGCTGATTTTTGTTCCAGCCATTTACAACGACATTTCCATATTTGTTTTCAATATGGACCTTTCCATTTGCCGAAAGGTCATAGCTCTTTTCCCACTTCTTTGTTTGTTCACTTTGTGCCATGGCCACAAGTGCGAACAAACATAACAGTAGTGCGAGCAGGTTACTCTTATAATGTATACCCTTCATAGTCTATTTCTTTTTTAGAGGCATTGATTTGTTCGAGGAGGTTTTCCATCAATTCAATGCGTTTTCTATAGTTGTTTACAATGGCTTCCAATACCAGCTCATTATCCAGGTTGTTTTGCATTTCTAGCTTCAATTGTTCATACTCATTATCCAGTTCATCCATGAACGATAAAAATTCTTCTTTATCACTTTTAGTCAGTTTTGGATGGTTCTTTACCAATTGTACTTGTTGATGGACCAAACCCTGATAGTGCATATCAATATCAAAAAGTTCTTCATTAACATAGCCCTCCATATTTTTTTCGCTTGGGGTACTTAACATTAAAAAAGCTGTTACGGATAATCCCATTAAAAGGACAACACTGGCCACCACTCTTAGTATACTGGATTTCCAAAGTGGAATTGCCTCTATTTCTGATTCTGTATTAAGTTCCAGGGCAATTCCTTGCCATAATTTATCTTTATCCACTTTATGGGTTTCAAAAGCTTGCCTATTTTCTTTGATATATTTTTCAAAATTGTCCATTACAATTCATTTACAATTTGAACTAATTTTTTTTTCGCTCTGTGGTATTGTGATTTAGAAGTTGAGTTTGTTATTCCCAAAATCTCTGCTATTTCCACATGATCATATCCTTCGATCAAATACAATGTAATTATCTGTTTGTACCCTTCTGGTAATTGGCTTAAACCAAGTTTTATCTTTTCGATATCCATACTGGTGGCATCCTCTATTTCAACATCTTCAGAAGGTTCTCCTTCGTTTTCCAAAGAAGATAACATTAACCGTTTGGTCTTTAAATGGTTAATACTCTTATTGATCACAATGCGCTTTAACCAAGCTCCAAATGTGCTATCAAACCGGAATGAATCCAGTTTTTTAAACGCCTCAACAAAGCTTTCCTGAATAATATCCTCCGCATCCTCACGTATCGTCAATAAGCGCATGGCTACATTGAACATGGCATCCACGTACAACCCGTACAATTGGTACTGGGCAGTCCGGTTTCCTTCTTTGCTCTGTTCTACCAAAGCTTGATGCGTAAAACGTACGTTTGCTTCCAAAAATTCTCGACGATTATTCAATGACAGCTAAAAATAATTCTTATTCGTCTATTCCAAAGACAAACAAAAAACACAAGGGTTGCATTAAAGTGTATTTAATCAAAAAACCTTCAACTTAAGTTGAAGGTTTTTTGATTTTTTATTTTGTAGGTTTCTTATTCCAATTTCAATACGATGAATTCCGATCTACGGTTTACATCGTGCTGTTCATTGGTACACTTTACTCCATTGCTGCATTCGTTCAGCAATTGCTTTTCTCCATAGCCTATTGCACTTTCAATCCTGTTTGCTTCTATTCCTTGTGAAACGATGTAATTTCCACTTGATTTTGCCCTTCTGTCCGAAAGTTTCTCATTGTAGCGATCACTTCCCCTAGAATCTGTGTGCGCTTCAATCTTTATTACCATTTTAGGATACTCTTTCATCACCTCTACTATTTTATCAAGCTCCTGTGCAGCATCTGGACGAATATTGGCCTTGTTCAAGTCAAAATAAATATTATCGATCTTAATTTTAAGCACTCCGTTTTCATTCACAATAAGCTTGTTCAATTCTTTTTCTATTTCTAACGGAACATTATTCTCGAAGTCTTTTTCATCTGTTGTTGTAAACTCCTTTTCTCCTGGAAGAAATCCGTCCTTGTTTATTCTGATAGCATATGCTGTTTCACAATCCAATTTAAGGTCAAAACTAAATGCACCGTAGGGGTCTGTTTTTGTTTTTCCCAAGGATTTACCTTCTGTTGTGAACAACTCAACATCCACATCGACTATAGGTTGCGCATTTGCCTTTCTGATAACACTCCCTTTTACCGTTTGTTCACAAGGGTCTTCTAAACGCTGGAAAGAGTAAATATCATCATCACCTTTGCCACCGTCACGATTTGACGAAAAATATCCCCTTTTTGTATGCTCTTTTACGATATAGGCAAAGTCATCTTTGTTACTGTTAAGCGGTTTTCCCAAATTTACGGGTGCACCAAATCCTTTAGAAGTCAGTTCGCTTTCAAAAACATCAAGACCACCAAGGCCTAAATGCCCATCCGAGGCAAAATATAATTTCTCCCCTGTGACAAAAGGAAACATTTCCCGTCCACTGGTATTTATGGTCGGCCCAAGATTTACAGGTTCCGAAAAACCGCCATCTTCAAGCAATTCTACCATAAAAATATCTGTACCGCCTATGCTCCCGGGCATATCCGACACAAAAAAGAGAAAATTGCCATCTGGACTCAGCGCTGGTTGCCCCACCGAATAGGTTTCACTATTAAAGGGTACTTCTTCAGCCTCGGTCCATTCGCCTCCCCGTAATTCCGCAGTATACATTTTTAAATGATTGGTGCCTTCATCATCCCTGCCTAAATCCTGACCTGTATAGTTATTACGGGTAAAATATATGACATTTCCTTCTGGGATAAATGCAGCAACGGCCTCATGGTATCTGGTGTTCAGTATTTCTGAAAATTGCGTTACTTCCGTAAGGTCGGCACCAAGATCATTGGTATCTGCCATAAAAAAATCCAAGTAGGGCTGTTTGTTCCATTCGTACAAACGGGTTTCCAATTTTGAAGAATCCCTGCTAGAGGAGAATACAATTTTATCTTTATAGTACATGGTACCAAAATCGGCTACTGAAGTGTTTATTCCCAAGTTTGATATATAGAATTGCGGTTGCCTGTTCAGCAGCTCATCCAATTTCTCATCATTATCCTTTAATTGCTCCACTGTAAATTCAGAAGTATCCTTTTTCTTGGTATATATTTTCATGATGGCTTTTGCCAATTGGTAGTTTCCAACTCCTTTCAAAGCGTGTACGTATCTAAAAATATACTCTGGATCAAGTGTCTTTTCATACTTTGAAAAGAGCAATCCATACCACTTAGCGGCATTTTCCATATCCGTATTAAAAAAATAGGAGTCACCAAGGCGTTGTAGTACTTCTTGGGAATCATCTCCTTTTTCCACTATACTTTCATATTGCTTTGCAGCTCTAACATAAAAGAGATTATCAAAATTTCTGTCGGCATCATTGTACTTCAATTGCGCCTGCACAAAGCTGACCATGAACAAAAAAAGTAGCGCTATATTGGTGTTTATGCTTTTCATCT
The nucleotide sequence above comes from Flagellimonas sp. HMM57. Encoded proteins:
- a CDS encoding type IX secretion system membrane protein PorP/SprF, translating into MLRYNLIKIASLIVLLNFLPLKGQELTVPQLSQYLSDNPFLMSPAYAGIGNYVKVRMAGLTQWVGIEDAPNTQSLSADVRLGNRSGVGFVLYNDSNGETKQRGAKISFAHHLTIDKYEDQYFSFALSFNLNQFRIDIENFDPNNDLGITDDRSSSNPNFDIGTLYRNGGFYASFNIGNILNKDFQKFNQLFEPNVLRNYQLYSGYKHRKNRRSDFEIEPSIFLQYFENDGRSVTDLNTKFKWYDFINYYYAGITYRFLNDQLGKPLYVGPMMGLKKGDFYFGYSYQVIMNEILGYSSGTHVVTVGIDLFQGISNCTCTY
- a CDS encoding sensor histidine kinase; its protein translation is MSALKYISKFGSLTRSVLENSIETKVLLRDEIKLLNSYLELESLRFDNFFEYKINVSEDLDTNTTEIPFMVIQPFIENAIIHGLNKKKEGDKKLLISFKKKGDVIFCFIEDNGIGRIASEKLNNTLKKKKKSRGIEITEKRPNLMGKPDSQKSVIEIIDKYDDNNKSTGTRVSIKIGPS
- a CDS encoding LytTR family DNA-binding domain-containing protein, which encodes MILKVVIVEDEKRSRDTLKTLLEEFCKDVQVIATASSVSEAVKVLSVFSPDVVFLDIELQSGVGFDILEQIKDPDFEIIFTTAFEKYAIRAIKFSSLDYLLKPIDLDELKEAVEKARRRMDTNIYRQQIETLMQSIGNDSYKQEKICLATTSGMEFIAIEDVVLCKADGSYTCFVLKNKNTLLVSKHLKEYEILLAEQQFMRVHNSFLINLKEVKKYVKSDGGYIIMSNDMHVSISPRKKDELIESMKKL
- a CDS encoding RNA polymerase sigma factor; translated protein: MEANVRFTHQALVEQSKEGNRTAQYQLYGLYVDAMFNVAMRLLTIREDAEDIIQESFVEAFKKLDSFRFDSTFGAWLKRIVINKSINHLKTKRLMLSSLENEGEPSEDVEIEDATSMDIEKIKLGLSQLPEGYKQIITLYLIEGYDHVEIAEILGITNSTSKSQYHRAKKKLVQIVNEL
- a CDS encoding OmpA family protein, with protein sequence MKSINTNIALLFLFMVSFVQAQLKYNDADRNFDNLFYVRAAKQYESIVEKGDDSQEVLQRLGDSYFFNTDMENAAKWYGLLFSKYEKTLDPEYIFRYVHALKGVGNYQLAKAIMKIYTKKKDTSEFTVEQLKDNDEKLDELLNRQPQFYISNLGINTSVADFGTMYYKDKIVFSSSRDSSKLETRLYEWNKQPYLDFFMADTNDLGADLTEVTQFSEILNTRYHEAVAAFIPEGNVIYFTRNNYTGQDLGRDDEGTNHLKMYTAELRGGEWTEAEEVPFNSETYSVGQPALSPDGNFLFFVSDMPGSIGGTDIFMVELLEDGGFSEPVNLGPTINTSGREMFPFVTGEKLYFASDGHLGLGGLDVFESELTSKGFGAPVNLGKPLNSNKDDFAYIVKEHTKRGYFSSNRDGGKGDDDIYSFQRLEDPCEQTVKGSVIRKANAQPIVDVDVELFTTEGKSLGKTKTDPYGAFSFDLKLDCETAYAIRINKDGFLPGEKEFTTTDEKDFENNVPLEIEKELNKLIVNENGVLKIKIDNIYFDLNKANIRPDAAQELDKIVEVMKEYPKMVIKIEAHTDSRGSDRYNEKLSDRRAKSSGNYIVSQGIEANRIESAIGYGEKQLLNECSNGVKCTNEQHDVNRRSEFIVLKLE